ttaatattaaaaaacagtttttatgccaattttaaaaattttacttACCAAAAATAGGAGTCGACatattataaatttcatttaGCATAAGATATTAAATAACCCCCTACTATACCCCTACTTTCGCCATTGGGTATGTGTGTCAATGTCGGAGAACCATGCGACATAGACGATCCGTCATTTAAAAGCCTTTGTAATTTTGTTGTTGgataaataactaattattaGTATTGAATAAGAGTGTTTAAATTCATGGACAGGCCAAGTATATGAGCGATGATCCGGAGTATTTGAAGTGTAAAACAAAATGCAGCATGAAGGGCATCAATTGTTTCGTTGATGGTGTTTGTAGTGGTACACTCAACTTTCATTTGATCAATATTAGAAGTGACATTGAGTTTGTGCTTTTTGCCGGCGGCTTCGATGCACCTTGCATTTTGGCTAGGTCCGGTCCGTTCAAATTTTCTAATCCAAATGCACCCTTACATGGCCATCTTTCGAGCACGGACTCAACCGGAACATCTGTAAGTCTGAAAATAGTTGAAGAtactataaataatatatataatcataATAAAACGAATATCACTTTATAGTTTTGCGcactttattaaaaatttatagttcCACCGCTGTATATAATTTATGGTGTAGATGAGAGTAACATGGACTAGTGGGAGTGCAGAACCACAAGAAGTAGAGTACAATGGGAAAGCAGCGGCATCACAAGTTACAACATTTACACAAAGGGATATGTGTAGTGAGTCTCATTTCATTTCCGAACTTTCTCTTTATATAATTTGCAGTCTTAatctatgtagcacggaaacaattttttaaaaaaataaataaatggagaaaaggaattttttttacaaaaatatattatacaaatAGAGTTTCAGAATATATATAAGTCCAAAGACGGATTCGAATTGCTGAAATTTAAAACCTGATAACTTTTCGTGCAACACAAGTCTcggaaatcaaattaatcacaTTACATACCGACGTAACtaattatttgtaaaaattGATAGGTACCGCAATCCCAAGTCCTGCCAGGGATTTTGGATGGCATGACCCTGGCTTTATACATTCAGCTATAATGACTAGACTTACCCCTTCAACTACCTTTTCCTACAGATATGGAAGGTACCATATTTTTTCATATCAAccataaaattttgaattaatattaCTCAAATACGATACATCTTATAATACTAAAGATCATTTCAGTTTTGATTGAATTACATTCAATTACTTATATATGATACGTTATTGATTTTTGTTGATGATTTAATTCAGTGATTTAGTTGGTTGGAGTGTTCCAACTGAGTTTAAGACACCACCTGCCGGAGGGGCAGATGAAGTAAAGTTCCTTGCATTCGGTGATATGGGGAAGGCTCCCCGTGATGCTGCCGTGGAACACTTCATTCAGGTATCAAAGTATCCACATTCAATCACACGACCCATAATTAGGAGTCCACGAAAACCAAACGAAGTAACACTACAAAAAGTTTTGATTATTCAGTTCCATTTTGAACATGAagagatttagttaaattttcatgcaaatcaaactaaaaaaccaaaccaactggcttgatttggtttggtttaaaaaCTTGCACCATTATAATTTTGATCTGGTTCGAAGTAAATACCTATCGGAGGTTAATTGCACAGTATATAAATGTATGCAGCCAGGATCCATATCAGTGATTGATGCTATAGCTGAAGAACTAAAATATGGAAATGCAGACTCCATCTTCCACATTGGAGATATAAGCTATGCAACCGGATTCTTAGTTGAATGGGACTATTTTCTACACCAAATCAACCCGGTCGCTTCTCGAGTTTCTTACATGACTGCAATGGGAAACCATGAAAGGTGACAGATTTATGTTTTTCTACTTTCAAATGAGCATTCGAACTCTCTATGTTGCTCCTATAGGATACTAATACGGAAAAACCTTTTCAGAGATTATATACAATCGGGAGGGGTTTATGGAACTCCTGACTCAGGGGGAGAATGCGGAGTTCCTTACGAGAAATATTTTCCAATGCCAACATATGCTAAGGATAAGCCATGGTATTCCATTGAACAAGGAAGTGTCCATTTTGTGGTCATGTCAACGGAAAATGACTGGTCTCCAAGTTCTGAACAGTATCAATGGATGAGAATGGACATGGCTTCAGTTAATCGCTCAAGAACTCCTTGGTTAATCTTCACAGGGTAAGTTGAGGTTCATTCAGCACTAAGTAAAGCAAATGAATAataattgcaaaacaaattataataatttcatAAATGCAGGCATAGACCTATGTACTCATCTGATATGTTAAGCGTGGACGGAAAGTTTGTCGTCTTTGTGGAGCCATTACTAGTAGAGTTCAAGGTCGATCTAGTGCTAGTCGGCCATGTTCACAATTACGAAAGAAGCTGTTCTGTTTCCAAATCAAAATGCTTGGCTATGCCTACCAAAGATGCAAATGGGACAGACACATACGATCACAGCAACTATGTAGCCCCAGTGCATACAGTTATCGGAATGGCTGGCTTTCGCTTGGACAACTTCCCACCCTCTGTAAGTATAATTTCCCACGAAAGATTAAGCGAATTGATTAAGCAACCTACTGACGTGACAACCAATACTACAGGTTCCAGTTTGGAGTTTGAAAAGGATATCAAGTTTTGGCTATTCGAGAGTACATGCAACAAAGGACGACCTAAAACTAGAGGTTAGTTAGTTCGCACAATTTCTAGGAGTCCGACAAAGACAAGTTCCATATGCACAACTTGTGTAACTCATTTCCATCATTCTTTGCAGTTTGTGAATTCATATACGAGACAAGTTATGGATAGCTTTCGAATCATAAAAAAGCAAAGAAGATAGGTTGGCAGATGGTTATTTTTGTAGTTACTTCAGTAGGTCTCTATATACAGTTAGCCTCTTGCTAGAGAGTAAAACTTGGTGTTTTTGTATCTGCACCAACattatcaaaaaagaaagaaagcaGTGATTTACTAGCTCATTATGTCTATGTCAGTATTATATGTCACTTGTTGTATCGACCTATCTACTATTTTCTGAcctttaaaatgaaattattgaTGATTGAAATGTACAATTTCAATATCAACAATTCCGCTCACCATATGATATTtaacaaacataaaaaatgCAGAGTAATGAAGCAAATAGCTTTTGcttacaaaagaaatcaagTTCCAATATGTTCAAAGAATCAATACCTCAATGGTCATTGCCCCAAACCAATCGGAAAATATTTCTACTAGCGGTGGCGCTGATGGCATTGTTACTGTGCTTCCTAAGCATCTCCTCTTGTGCACAAACGTCGCCATCCTTCCAAAGTTGGATAATCCATGCATAGTAAATAATAGCAAAATTAATGAATTACAGAAAACAAGACAAACAGCCAACTAACTCTTGGAGCCCTCTAAGCAGACAATTTAAGTTGTAGTAAATTGGTAACAATTTATCCTGTAAAAAGACCCAAGACAACTAAAACCAATTGCCCGAATCAGTCTGCTAATCAGCCAGCATTTGGAAATGAGAACTCACAAGTTGAGAATAGGCACGTGCAAGAGAGATAATTGTTGGGTACAGATCTAGAACAGCAATGGCAATTTCTTCTGTTACCTGTGGGACCTGGACTTGGAAATTGAAAGAGTTAATCAAACAAAGTATTCACCTCTAAGTCACAATATATAACCCAAGTATATAGTTCACTAATCAAACGTTAATTCATTTATAGGTGCCTATGCAATCTTTCTGGCCCCACATGTATGGGTCCTACATTCAGGCTATTCAAGAACTAAGGCGGAAAATAAGAATTAAGCATACATCAGCACTGTGGCCCCTGATAAAGTTGCGTAATAGAGCCATAACTTCTCTAAATTGGGCTTTTCTGTAAGATTAATTAACCTATAAAACTTCCTTCCTAGAAATATAATTGATTTAGTCAACCCCATGATCCACACCAACAAGAAAAGTAAGTACCTGCATGAGCTGAATGGCAAATACATCACTGACTGTCATCTTCTCCAGGTCTTGACACCTTTTAATAAATTCATCAAAAGGAGGACAGACCTCGTTGCATTTGGGCTTATCAGCAGGTAGCTGCGAACGATAATACAGAGCAATGGAATGAGTTAGATATCCATACTTCTTGAGTGTATCACGCAAGCAACTTGTTCTCTGCACATCAAATCCTTCCAGAATCTCTGTTGTAAAACAGCTGCATATAACAGAATTATAAACAGATAAGTTGTAATGAAAATTGAACACAAAAGTACTTGCAGAAAGGTGAACTTGTTCTAAACCACCAAGGTAAACTTGACAACATAATCTTCAATGCCCTATCTCATACGAGTCTTGACTTTATCATTCAAAACCATATTTCCATTTATCATCATTACTCACTCAATAGTTCATAACAGGCATCTTCAGAATAATTGCAATGACATAAATCACATAACCCAGAAATATCCAATCAAAAGATCAAGAAGAAAGttacaacataaaaaaaaattaaaatgaggcTGTTGGGATTAAAATTAATGCTTACGCTGTTTTGATACTTTCAGCTGCTTCACAAAAATTTGGATCGCCTTCCACAAGATATATCAGCTTCTTAAGTCCGCATCTCTAGTGACATGAAAATTAGCACCCCAACATCACTATGAAATATTATAACCACTAACCAGAACAAAATGTCACGATGTAACACAATTTTTCTCTTACTAGAACCAAACTCAAAGAAatctaattttgaaaataacgaCCCACACCACATGTTAAGcgtgttttttcattttcacaAGCTGTATCCATACAAATCTGCAAAAGACACAACAAATATGCTATCCTAATTAATTGTTACCATCGTGTCTTCTCATTTTCATTTCCGTTTTCATATTAAACAATGATATGAGAATATTCTGATAAATGGATAATAACATACATTTTTAAGAACtcaatgaaaaaaatgaagttgCTCTCATTAACCAAATTAGGGAATTACAGATTCATGCACTAACTTATTATCCTCGGGCATTGGTCAAATCCATGCTGTCTGCTTTATTGTCTTGTTATTTAGGAGTGAAGTCATTAAAGaattaaagaaatgaaaaatcaagttATCCAATAGGTTTACACTTAGGTTTTTTTAAAGGAGATTATAAATTTTGTAGTTTGATAAGTCGCCAGAAAAGTGCAATCAAAGGAAACAAAAAAGCAAGACTGTTATTGAAGATAAAATAAGAAGAGAGAAGTGAAAAAGATACCAGAAGTCTTAGTTTCTGATCTTTATAACGGTGATCCCTGATTGAAGAGCGCAAGTCGTCAACTTTTTTCCTCTCAACTATAAAATCTAGAACATATTCACTGTGGTGATACTTATGGCGAGCTATCCATATTCCATCTCCAACAGGTAAGCGCCTAACCTGATATGGAAAAGTACAATGTACATGGAACAATCAATCATCTATAATAAATAACCATGGACATTTCAAAGAACAAACAGctggaaccaaaccaaaaaaagacTCCCTATTCCCAAGTTTAGGGCAGAGATCCAGAAACGAAAAAGAGCAGAAGCTCTAGCATGAAACTGGGATAAGTTCTATATTTCTCAAATATTGCATCTTCAAAACAAACAGAGACAAACCATTTCTTTTATCCTCTTGTTGGAATAATTTCAGCATGTCCAGTGAAAAGCACGAGTGCCAAGAAAATCACCGAAGAAATTGGCAGCGCAACTAGAACACTTGTTTCTGTCTATGAAATCACTTCTGAATTCTGATTACAAACTTACAGCTCTCACACATAGACCTTATGAGGCTATTCCAGGCAAGGTCCCTCCAAAATTCTAAGTGTAGAAGAGTGGTATACAGCAACTATAAAATATACAGCAAACCACAAAATATAGCAAATGAATTAACAATGAGCAAGAACATGACTGGGTATCCAATTGATGTTATATTAAAATTCACACTTCCATAGTTATTCTACTCTCAAGAACAGTTTAACAATCCTTTCCCACGACAAACTTCCAAAAAAAAAGACATATTTAAGGGATCAAACAGGCTTACCactattttgattttatgttcttTACAAATGCTTTCGATAAGTTTACTACGCTTTGACCTGTCAGAGCAACGATAATGCATATATAAGGCAAGGGAACAAGAAAAggagttcaaaaataatttaatatgatGTGTATAGAAAGGAAGAATCACCAAAATAAAACCATACAAACTGGCAAGGTTCcatccaaaaaggtgaaacatcatGGAAAGCAACGGCCAACAGCAGAGTAAagagtatgaaaaaataatggCTACATAAAATCTGGTATCATTTCATGCACAAAAGTTCATTTGCATATTTCTTACACAAAAGTTACATTTTCAGAACTTTCAAGAAGATTGCACATCCCTAATATGTTTTCTTTGCTTTTTTCTCACCCCTATTTACACCTTACATAACAAAGTCTTTCACAATCACAATTTTTTTCCTAATCACACCAAGAGATATGCATACACTCAGAGTAATCAAAACCAGACTCAATATTattccaaaaataattttataaacatataccACTGATTTTTTCACATAACAGTGTAAATGTGGCATTTCAAGAAACACTTAGTcgtgcaaaaaaaaaaacagtcgaGCTTCATCGTCATAAGAAAAGAGTGTATAGTCATGTTTCACTAGGACAAGAGACCATTTTGGAAATTCCATAAAAGAAAATGctttttataaattgttcaTGCACAACTACTGGTTAAGATCCTACATCagaaaacataataaatatCCCTAGTGAAGCTAAGTACTAACCCCTGAACAGCAAACTGCTCTCTGTCATCCAATACTAAGATTACTTCATATAAATCCTCAAATCTTTCACCTAAGCTCAGAGGTGGCATGCTTAAAGTGTTCAACTTTGCTTCTAGACCATCAAAACTTGACTTTTTCACATGATAATCCTGCGAGGAAAAGGGAAGTAACAGCTAGATAATGCACTGTTACCTGAGGTAATTGAACAAGGTGTATTGCGTTTTTCTAGAAGACGAAATAGCATTCCACAGTagtgataataaaaatatatcaagtCTGAGCACATACCGATGATGAGCATGTTCTCAAGGAAAATGAATCAGGTGCAGAGCGGACTGAATATGAATCTGATGTTTTTCCATCAGCAGAAGTTAAATCCATTACACTCTCATTACCAACAAGATCCATTTGACCTGATTGACTATAAAGGCTCCAATCAGAAAAtgactattttattaaattaaatactaGTAATGCCAACATTTACAATTTAAGTTCATTACCATTTACATATTTACAGGTTGTTGTCGTCAACTGGGAATGCTTTCTGAAACTCTGAGACTCTGAATGCAGACCATAAACTTCATCTTCTCGTAGACGACACAAAACTGACGGCCAGAGAGATGAAATATCCTTGTTCGGAGCAGTTTCTTTTGAGACTTCAGCGAAAGCATGGAGAACCTGTTCCTTAGAGTATCCCATGCGTAAAAACTACAAAATAAGAATTCTAAAtgagaacaaatcaaaacaggTAGCAATCACAGGAAATATAAATCATGTactaactttaaaaataatgataagCAAGGAAAATCTTTGCCAAAAATACAGTAATTAGTCTTAAGAGATCATGCATTCAAGACAAGAGATGGAATTAAAGAGATTCTAAAAACAGGGACTTCTAAATGCACAAGAGTAGAGGAGGAGGGTCATCAAAACTGAATTCTTAAGATGTTGCTGATGTATGCTCTCAAACTGAAGTATAAAAAATGGAAGATTATTATTTAACAAGAAACAATAGAAGGCGCACCCTCTGAAGAGATTCAAGAGGAACATCTATTGGTTTCTTCTGTCTGCTTACACCAATAGATGACGATGTCACTGCTCCAGCTAAGTCAGAGTGATTAGATTCTAGATTTGATGCATTCTTCATGTCTGCATCGGAAGGCTCCCCCACAATAGCTGAAAGGGAAACCTCTCTAGGATCTGGCAGACGAGATCTCATGAGGCATTCACGAGCTGCTTCATGTCCTTCCTCAGTCAGCATGAACCTGGCAATACCATTTGCATGTAAAATGAAGGAACAAACATTTGTATGTACAAGAACCAGATTATTCATCGTGATTTCTTTACATGTGTGAAATATAATTGGCTAGATCAGATTGACAAGCATATGCATATAATGCAACCCTGTGGCAGCTCCTTATAGAAAGAATGCCTTCAAAAACACGTATAATAGATGCACATATTTGACTGTTCTATAAAATTTGTATCAAAA
This window of the Mercurialis annua linkage group LG5, ddMerAnnu1.2, whole genome shotgun sequence genome carries:
- the LOC126682566 gene encoding probable inactive purple acid phosphatase 27, whose amino-acid sequence is MKPSCCSWVFFVLVIRLFLFPNSSFSYSLHPAIVNSTIAHANYTGISSFRVLNRRSLLECPFLNIHKIKISVTSTANINNAYTLSDEEFVNVTVSGVSRPTRDHWIAMISPSDASSCPLNKVHYVETGDITSLPLLCHYPVKAKYMSDDPEYLKCKTKCSMKGINCFVDGVCSGTLNFHLINIRSDIEFVLFAGGFDAPCILARSGPFKFSNPNAPLHGHLSSTDSTGTSMRVTWTSGSAEPQEVEYNGKAAASQVTTFTQRDMCSTAIPSPARDFGWHDPGFIHSAIMTRLTPSTTFSYRYGSDLVGWSVPTEFKTPPAGGADEVKFLAFGDMGKAPRDAAVEHFIQPGSISVIDAIAEELKYGNADSIFHIGDISYATGFLVEWDYFLHQINPVASRVSYMTAMGNHERDYIQSGGVYGTPDSGGECGVPYEKYFPMPTYAKDKPWYSIEQGSVHFVVMSTENDWSPSSEQYQWMRMDMASVNRSRTPWLIFTGHRPMYSSDMLSVDGKFVVFVEPLLVEFKVDLVLVGHVHNYERSCSVSKSKCLAMPTKDANGTDTYDHSNYVAPVHTVIGMAGFRLDNFPPSVPVWSLKRISSFGYSRVHATKDDLKLEFVNSYTRQVMDSFRIIKKQRR
- the LOC126682563 gene encoding crossover junction endonuclease MUS81 isoform X1, which gives rise to MQNQKRITCPENEPLAAYMLQKRQEIADKPKGISDNLDTTLSKAYNSVCTANSPITNLKDLSQIKGIGKWILKLMQGFFNSDHGSSELEDLTDKVKKGKEAKRYMPQKSSVAYALLITLYRETSDGNEFMRKQELIDAAEASGLSRAPIMPDKGRGKQTQFGSSPRDWYTGWSCMKTLITKGLVVKSSCPAKFMLTEEGHEAARECLMRSRLPDPREVSLSAIVGEPSDADMKNASNLESNHSDLAGAVTSSSIGVSRQKKPIDVPLESLQRFLRMGYSKEQVLHAFAEVSKETAPNKDISSLWPSVLCRLREDEVYGLHSESQSFRKHSQLTTTTCKYVNGQMDLVGNESVMDLTSADGKTSDSYSVRSAPDSFSLRTCSSSDYHVKKSSFDGLEAKLNTLSMPPLSLGERFEDLYEVILVLDDREQFAVQGSKRSKLIESICKEHKIKIVVRRLPVGDGIWIARHKYHHSEYVLDFIVERKKVDDLRSSIRDHRYKDQKLRLLRCGLKKLIYLVEGDPNFCEAAESIKTACFTTEILEGFDVQRTSCLRDTLKKYGYLTHSIALYYRSQLPADKPKCNEVCPPFDEFIKRCQDLEKMTVSDVFAIQLMQVPQVTEEIAIAVLDLYPTIISLARAYSQLDGDVCAQEEMLRKHSNNAISATASRNIFRLVWGNDH
- the LOC126682563 gene encoding crossover junction endonuclease MUS81 isoform X2; amino-acid sequence: MQGFFNSDHGSSELEDLTDKVKKGKEAKRYMPQKSSVAYALLITLYRETSDGNEFMRKQELIDAAEASGLSRAPIMPDKGRGKQTQFGSSPRDWYTGWSCMKTLITKGLVVKSSCPAKFMLTEEGHEAARECLMRSRLPDPREVSLSAIVGEPSDADMKNASNLESNHSDLAGAVTSSSIGVSRQKKPIDVPLESLQRFLRMGYSKEQVLHAFAEVSKETAPNKDISSLWPSVLCRLREDEVYGLHSESQSFRKHSQLTTTTCKYVNGQMDLVGNESVMDLTSADGKTSDSYSVRSAPDSFSLRTCSSSDYHVKKSSFDGLEAKLNTLSMPPLSLGERFEDLYEVILVLDDREQFAVQGSKRSKLIESICKEHKIKIVVRRLPVGDGIWIARHKYHHSEYVLDFIVERKKVDDLRSSIRDHRYKDQKLRLLRCGLKKLIYLVEGDPNFCEAAESIKTACFTTEILEGFDVQRTSCLRDTLKKYGYLTHSIALYYRSQLPADKPKCNEVCPPFDEFIKRCQDLEKMTVSDVFAIQLMQVPQVTEEIAIAVLDLYPTIISLARAYSQLDGDVCAQEEMLRKHSNNAISATASRNIFRLVWGNDH